tcacatacacacacagttgaaTAGTATCATAGATGGTTCACATAAATTATTTTACTTATACTGGCTCTAACATTAAGTATACAACATATTTCTGTATTAGTAAACTGTGTACATGACTAAAGATGATATCCGATCTCGGACAGCTAGATAAAGATGTCCACTGTCCCCTCTTCTGCTTTTTCTCGTTCTGTAAAGAGGCGGTGTGTATTATGGTTAATGTACATAGCCTCTGAGAGTGTATGACATTGGGAGAGCATGGTATGTATCTTTTTACCTAATGCAGCATTGATGGATCCAGCCTCTTCATCTCCCTCTGGACCCAATCATCGTCTGGATTGGCACACACAGGTTTGGACTTCTTTTTCATCTGAAACCTACATATGTGAGTATCATTATTTAAAGTTCTCAAGCTTATTTTAGAAGCTCACACACTTCATTAAATGTCGATCATGCACTTCCTAaattgggtttttctttttccgtCAGTCTGTGCTTATTAATTATGCTGGAATTTGACAgtgcaggaaaacaaaaccagtCAGAAGTGAAGGATCTTACACTGTATACTCACAAAACAGCTGTCATGTTGCAGACAGTGTTCGGTTCCTGCATAGTGTAACCGACgatgtttctcttcttttttatgtCGTTAACATAGCCGAGGCAGCACTTGCCATACGAGCCTGGAGAGAAAGTTAGAGAGTAACGGAGAAATAAACCACCCCGCTTGGAAATGTTGTGGACAGTGCTGTCCAGTATTATTCCCACATCCCctcactaaaaaaaacaacaggtgttcagaaacaaagacaaaggaatGAGGCTTCAGGAACTGTGGTTAACCCAAGATGTGGCAtaaaaaaccccaccaaaaGATGGGTGCATATTTTTAGTCAGATTTTTAGAAGATACTGTGAAGAGCTGCATGGTTACATTTCTGTGAATTCTGTTAAAAGTAGATATTTAAGTGGAAATGTCACAGTTGAGTTCTGCATCCAGTCCATTCTGTTTGACTTACCTTGTGCCAGACTCAGGTACGTGCAGATGAAGagaagaatgaaaacaaaagcatgaaaCTTCatcgctgctgctgttgttcttgttgttttgctCATTGCACAGAAACACTAAGAGATTAAATAAAAGAGCAAAGTCAAACAGAAAGGTGGAGGCAGAATAAATCACACCCACTGCTTTACAGATGTTGGGCAAATATACAGTTTTTTCCAAAGCAAAtccctccctctgtgctctTTCATGAAAGAGCACAGAGGGAGGcatttgttctcatttctttagttCAATCTAAaaaacatcccaaaggtgcccTCAACAAATTTGATTCAAGCTACAACGACTACAGCAGATACAAAGTAACTGAAGGTCACGTCATTAAGAAATCAGAGAAAACATCCGTCAATGATTTGGCACAGGAACCAGGATGTGTATATTAATGAGACCAATAGTGTGATACTGAGTTCAGTATGTAGCCCACTATATTGTgctaaataaatcattttttgggaaatcaaaaaatatgttaaatattgTACTATACTAAATGAAAAATGATCACctgtgaataaaaatatacacaaaatgtataatttgtgtTGACCATCATGTCTGGTTCTGAAGAATCAACATGCTGGTTTAAAGCTTATAAAAATTGCACAAACTCTTTTTGCCTCAGCTGCTgcgtttccatttttatttgtaaatttttcACTACATCACTGCatccattttccattttccaagcagaatgtaaagaaatgaggggtggttcTACACTGTCGCACAGACCATATGGGAAATGTGAACATGTTTAATTGCTGTGAAATTGTTGGCTCATGTGAACCATCTAGTGTTCTcttaattacttaaaaaaatcctGAACAATACACACTTTTTTACTGACactaatgataaaaatatttaatgtttaatatttttgtttcaaatttCATTATCAGTTATACCAGTGTTCCCAGTTCACAGGAAAATCTGACAACATTGTTAAACAgggtcagaaaaataaaaataaacattttacttAAGTccttaaatttaaataattatatataaacattGCATTTGGGGGGTTAAGACAGTTATTTACATATTAGATATTATATATTTTGACTTACCTTGTGCCAGACTCAGGTACgtgcagattttatttttatttgaattttattttatttgtattctttcacttattgttgcatttgtgttgttgctgcctgtgtttgagtaatttctgtaactgtgagacaCCTGCTGCTGCCgatcttggccaggtctcccttgaaaaagaggtttttaatctcaatgggatcttcctggttaaataaaggttaataaaataataataaaaataaataatcttaTAATTGCTGTATACACTACAAAGCCATCACCTTATGTTATCTAACAGGTGAAGAGTTATTGAGCTAGAACAGATTCCTATTTTGTAACAAATATGTGACagaatacaaagaaataaacttcaaaagaaaaataaaaacaaagaaatgctaTCGTTGTTATGTGTCGCTTGTTTCTAGCCTGGAAACAGAGAAAACgtacttttaacagtgtttttagGCTGTGATTGtaactcttgtttttctttctccgtTGCTGGACCAATGAGACAGAGACCGATCTGTCTCATTGGTCCAGTTCTCATAGCAGACAAAGCCGGTCATTGACCCAGAGCCACAGATCAAGAGCACAGCTGTAGCACAGTCCCAGCCAGACGTGGGCTGTGTTGGTGTTCTTGGCTGCCTCCTTCACCAGTTCCTGCTGTTCCGGGTTTGTGATGGAGACCAGGTCAAACATGCACTCTGCATTATTTTAAGGCCTCAtgctattatttttctttctttaatcaaaggtttttgtttctctttgtatgttgttttttttaaataaaaaattgttACTTGCTCAGGATAAGTATTACTATAAATCTTGTATCTTTGTCAGATTATGGAAAGTTTATATAAGCATACAAATGCTGTGGTATATTTTACTCTACAGTACGTATCGCTTTTAAACTTATTTAGGAATAAAGCATTCTacagtttgaaaaataaaaaacagcttcTAACACATTAGCTTTGAGGACCAAATGTTGCCTTAGTCCCTGATGtatcccacccactaacaggctctatgatgaagagataatcagtgtaATTCACCTTACATGTCCGGGGTCATAATTTTATGCCTGATCAACTTAAATGATTGTTATGTGTCATCTGTTTCTAGTATTGGCACATTTTTAACCCATGGCTGCTACACTGCTTTTAAAACCAGTCACAGAGAACAGATGAAGTTAAACTTCTCTCCATCATCTTTCTTGAACCATTTATGTTCTCCTCCTGTCTCCATGGCTACAGCCAGGTTGCAATGTCCAGTGTCTGTCTCATTGGCCCAGTTCTGATAGCAGGCAAGCTGGTCATTGACCCAGAACCACAGATCGAGAGCGCAGCTGTAGTGCAGTCCCAGCCAGACATACGGAGTGGTGGCATTCTTGGCTTTCTCCTTCACCAATTCTTGCTGTTCACTGCTTGTGATGGAGACCAGGCCATCATGGTGCTTTCTGCAGTAAATTAAGGCGTcgtcccaatttttgctttcatTGATCAGGATCCATTTTTCTGTCATGAAAGAACACATGATGTTCGTTTAtaagaacagaagaaaactCCATAgtagtttgtgttatttagcTTGATGATGAAACTTATACCAGCGTTCCTCATGTACACTTCTTTCAGTGAGAAtaagaaagatttaaaaaattattttaacatttattcctTCAGTAAGAAAACTGACAGAAACCAGATGTAAAAGCTGAATCTTTGCAAATCTCACCATCATAGCAGAAGAAAGGTTTTGTGTTGTTACAATCATCAGCGCTccattttccttctttgtttaATGCAATCATCGCACACTTCCTGGTGCCGCTGTCAGTTTTAGACAGCTCTACAGGCAACTCATCGACACTTTCCCAGTGTCTGTAAGAAGAATTACTCCCATCTGACCACCTCCAGGTGTCTCTGAACAGGCCGATCCATGATGGTGGTTTACGAGATAATTTACTGACTGCTTCCTTTAACTGTTCTGCTCCACTGGCCAGGTCTGTGTGGTGCTGTCTGCAGTAGCTCTGAGCCTCAcgccactttttttttgtgtcaatCAAATGGAgtgatttgttttgttctgtggaataaagagaaaaaagtgtcacaagaaatgcaaattttttgaTCTCAGACAAtagttttttttcatgaaaactGGAAAATATTAACCTGGAATACTGAAAATTGTGATCCTTTCATTGTGCTGTATTGTAACAATAAGATCAATAATTAATGACTAGCTCAATAATTCATACTGCATGTCGAAACAACCCACTAACAAAAAATGCGACTTAAAAAAAGAGTCCAAAGCTGAAGTATGATTGTAAAAATACGTTCATGTTTTACTCTCTGTAGCAACGTTAGGGGAATACCCACTGCTGTGACATCATGCTCAGGATGTCTTTGCTCTGTGTGGCAGAGAAACAGTTCTCTGaagttttattctttcccagttaaatttacccaatttatttcctttccttttcatagtcttttattttaggtcacgagcagttgtctaagcatttcactgcatatcgtactgtgtatgactgtgtatgtgacaaataaaatttgaatttgaattttatgttattttgtgtaataccATTTGGCACCACAAGATGGTGCAGTAAATCAATGAAACATACAGTCTgctctgctctaaaaaaaaaaaaaagcagtgcttCTTTTCATATTCATTAGAGgtgaattatatttaaatatgaacagttatttaattaattaattaatgattgCCTTATTCTCACCATTATAGCAGACAAAAGCGTGATTGTTAGAACAGCCAACATCCACCAGCCCATCAGGGCTTTTAATCCGTCCACAGTTCTCAAGATGTTCAGGTTTATCATTAGGTTCCCCTACTTTCCATTTCATCTCTTTATCATGGAACTCCACTCCTGGCAGAGACCAGTGCCACATCCTGTTTTCTCTTCCTGAGATGCTGTACAGCCCAATCCAGGCGTTTGCTTGATTCTCTGTAGAATCTATGTACAGAGTCTCCCTATATGTCACGTCAGGCACTGTGGCCAGGTCTTTATATCCTTCTCTACAGTAGCTCTGAGCTTCGTCCCATGTTTTA
The Astatotilapia calliptera chromosome 17, fAstCal1.2, whole genome shotgun sequence genome window above contains:
- the LOC113009357 gene encoding putative C-type lectin domain family 20 member A codes for the protein MHWRPFLLILMGQCSLFSCQRYKYYFIKEPKTWDEAQSYCREGYKDLATVPDVTYRETLYIDSTENQANAWIGLYSISGRENRMWHWSLPGVEFHDKEMKWKVGEPNDKPEHLENCGRIKSPDGLVDVGCSNNHAFVCYNEQNKSLHLIDTKKKWREAQSYCRQHHTDLASGAEQLKEAVSKLSRKPPSWIGLFRDTWRWSDGSNSSYRHWESVDELPVELSKTDSGTRKCAMIALNKEGKWSADDCNNTKPFFCYDEKWILINESKNWDDALIYCRKHHDGLVSITSSEQQELVKEKAKNATTPYVWLGLHYSCALDLWFWVNDQLACYQNWANETDTGHCNLAVAMETGGEHKWFKKDDGEKFNFICSL